Part of the Imperialibacter roseus genome, TAGCGATTACCAGGAAGCTTTATGCGTTGCATCGACTTGCCCAGTGCTTGAGTTTGGCGGAAGTATTGAAATAAGAATGGCCACATGAGTGCCAGGGTCAAGAGAAGAAATCTTCACAATTATTAATAGCAATCTAAAAACAAAAATCATGAACGAATTCCTTTTACTTTTTCGCAGAGATTACCAAACAAGTGATGTTCAACCCACACCAGAGCAGTTGCAGGAGCACATTAAGCATTGGCAAAAATGGTATGGTGAATTGGCCAGCAAAGAAGTACTCGCCAAGCCTGTACAACGTCTCGACTTAAAGGGACAACTGCTAAGTGCAACGGGCAAAGCTGCGGAAGGCCCCTATGTCAAAGATGCCGAGTCAATTGGGGGCTATCTGATTATAAAAGCCGATACCTACCAAGATGCTGTAAAAATAGCGCAGGACTGCCCAATTTTTGAGTTGGGCGGAAATGTAGAGGTACGACAAGGCAACTAACCCTTCAAGAACAAATTTTTCTAAACCACTAAATATTAATTGATATGAAAATTTTAGTAATAGGCGGTACCGGATTGATTGGATCAAAGCTGGTAAGCAAGCTTCGCCAACTTGGGCACGAAGTGATTGTCGGATCGCCGGACACAGGAGTCAATACAATCACAGGTGAGGGTTTGAAAGAGGCAGTGGCAGGAGTAGAGGTCGTTGTGGATGTCGCAAACTCTCCATCATTTGAGGACAAGGCGGTACTGGAGTTTTTCGAAACATCAGGCCGAAACTTACTAGCGGCTGAAAAGGCAGCTGGAGTAAAGCACCACGTAGCTTTGTCGGTAGTTGGAACCAGCAGGCTTTCCGAAAGCGGTTATTTCAGAGGCAAAATAGCTCAAGAGAAACTGATTAAGGAATCTGGCATGCCATATACAATTGTCCACTCTACTCAGTTTTTTGAGTTTCTTGGCGGCATAACCAATGCTGGTACTCAAGGCAACCAAGTTCACTTATCGCCGGCTTATGTGCAGCCCATTGCATCCGACGACGTAGCAGCAGCCATGGCCGATGCCACATTGGGAGAGCCGGTCAATGGGATCACCGAAATTGCCGGGCCGGATCAAATACGCCTTTCTGAGCTGGTCGACAAGTACCTGAGCGCCACTAACGACAGCCGAACCGTTGTGTCTGATCCTAAGGCTTTGTACTTCGGTGCCAAATTAACAGACATGATGCTCATGCCCGGAAAAAACGCACGACTTGGTGCTATCAACTTTGAAAAGTGGATGGCCACACAGCAAAAGCCTGTTGTTCATTAATTGTGTGACTCCAAAATCAGTAGCCTCCGCTTTGACAATACCTGCAATAAGTAAAAATGCCGTGAGCAGGGCGGAGGCTTTTTTAAAACGCCTAAGGGCAAAACCAAAACTACTATGAACTTTCAAGGATCAAAGGACTTAGGTCCGGCTAAAAAACAATATCAGAAGACGCTGACCTACCTTCTGGAGGTACAGAGAAACTTCCCCGGTGTTTATCAAAAACTGGCTGAAGTGCCACAATTTGAGTATGAAGTGGAGATATATCGACACAATAAAAGAGAAGGCAGAAAATACCTGCTGACACTGAAATCTCTGGCGAAAGAGTATGGTTTGAAAGCTCAGATTGAGGAAAATGGCCTTGAATTTAAGAGGCAACTTCATCCCTCCATTGGCTAGTAGAAAAGTCAGTGACTTACCCGGGAATTTCGCCAGAATGCCGACTCGTTTATACGAAAGACATGCCTAAAAGGTGCTCCGAAAAAAGTAATACAATATGGCCACAGGCTAAATAAAATGGAATTAAAAACAAATAGCAAAAAACAAGTTGTAGTGATTGGTGGGGGGTTTGCCGGACTGAACTTTATTACACGACTGGAGAAAAGTCCAGACTTTCATATCACTTTGGTAGACAAAAATAATTACAACTATTTCACTCCACTTCTGTATCAGGTAGCCACCGGATTTCTTGAACCGGCAAGCATAAGCTATCCATTCAGGAAACTATTCAAAGGTTATGAAATTTCGTTTCGGCTGGGGGAAGTAGAAACGGTGGATCCGGCGCTAAACAAAGTGTACTTAACAGGGGGTCAAGAACTGAGCTACGATGTATTAGTTTTTGCTGCCGGAGCCCAACCTAATTTTTTCGGCAACGAAAGTGTGATGAAGAATGCCATTACTCTAAATGGAATAGGTGAGGCTCTTTTTATGCGTAACCAGTTGATAAAAGTGTTGGAACTAGCTGCATCTGAAAAAGATCCGATTGAAAAAAGAAAGCTGCTCACTCTGGTGATAGCTGGCGGAGGGCCCACAGGAGTAGAAGTTGCCGGGATGCTTGCCGAGATGAAATCATCGTTGCTGTTGCAGGAGTACTCAGAAATAAAGGATGAGTCGATTGAAATTTATCTGGTTGACGGGGCAGATTCCTTATTGGCTCCAATGAGCACCAAAACCCACAAGGAAGCACTCCGGATACTTGAAGGTATTGGAGTCAATGTAAAGCTCAACACTCTTGTAACACAATTTGAAAACGGGAGAGTTCAGCTATCAAATGGCCAAACTATTGCCGCAGGCACTTTGATTTGGGCGGCGGGCGTAGTTGCCAATACATTCGAGGGGATAACAAAATCAAGCCTTGGGCATGGCAACAGAATGGTTACCGATTCATTTAATAGGGTTAAAGGATATCACAATATTTATGCTATTGGCGACATCAGCATTCAACATGGTGATCTAAATTATCCAGACGGTCATCCACAACTAGCACAGCCAGCTATTCAGCAGGGAAAGAGGCTTGCAAGTAATCTGGTGCTGATGGCGAAGGGCAAACCTATGGCCCCATTTGACTATTTTGATCGTGGGGAGATGGCCATTATCGGTCGTAAGTTTGCTCTTGTAGATCTTTTCAAGCACAAGGTTCATATCGGAGGCATACTCGGCTTACTGAGTTGGCTTTTTATACACCTGCTATCCCTGGTCAACTATAATAACATAATCAAAACTATGTATGGCTGGGGAATGGCATATCTAACCCGTGACCAACCTTTAAGAATGATTATTAAGCCAGAAAAGCGAGGGGAAAGCATAAACGTCACCGATAATTTGCTCAAGAGCCGACAGACGTATCTGGTGGAGAATTAAATCTACCATATTACTGAATTCTGCTGAACCTGAGCTTCTGTTGGGCTCTGTCGACACCATTGTATCACAGATAGAAATCAAAAGAAATAAACATGATGAATTACTCACACTCAACGGATTATTCTCAGCCTTCAGAAGAAGGATACAGCAGCTACGAAAAAGAAATAAAGCAGCAAGATGACCAGGCTGCAAACGGCTTAAAATCCTCTGAGAACTCTTTCATAAAAAGCCAGAAAGAAAGTGACTCAATTTTGTCCAGATTCGAAACTCCGCTTGTCATTAAGCCAAACAATAAAAAACATTAAACATCATGGAACAAAGAGTTGATTTATTCAAGAAAGGCATGAATGGCATGAAGCCCATTTTTGCTATGGGAGCTTACCTTAAAAGCTCAACTATCGAAAAAGGTCTTTTGGAGCTGATCGATTACCGTATTTCGCAAATTAACGGGTGTGCCTATTGCCTCGACATGCACGCCAAAGATGCCCGTGCCCATGGAGAGACAGAGCAGCGCCTTTATGCTGTAAGCGCCTGGAGAGAGACTCCATTCTACACCGATAGGGAACGAGCAGCACTGGCCTGGGCCGAAGCTGTTAATAGCAACCAGGTGCCGAAGGAGGTTTTTGCAAGAGTGAAAGAGATTTTTTCGGATGAAGAGTTGATAGACTTAACTTTAGCCGTGAGCAATATCAGCACATGGAATCGACTGAACCTCGCATTTCATCCTATGGAGCCAGGTTCTTACACGGTTGGTCAGTTTGGCTAAGTCACTAACTTTAAAGGAAAAACAGAATGGACGAGTTTGTATTGATCTTCCGACGAGACTTCACCTCTAAAGAGGCGCAGCCGGCACCTGATGAAATGCAAATCCACCTCAGCAAATGGCAGAGTTGGTTTGCAAATCTTACAGCACAAAACAAACTTTCTCGTCCCCTGCAACGGTGGGACAGGGAAGGCAAAATTGTCAAGAGAAACAGCCAGGTCATTAGCGGCCCATACGCTGAAATTAAAGAATTGATTGGGGGAATGATCTTTGTGAATGCCGCTAATTATGATGATGCGGCAACCATTGCATCTGAATGTCCGATCCTTGATTTGGGCGGTAACGTGGAAATTCGTAAAGCTGCTTCTTCCGGAGATCAATAGTAAGCTAAAAAGGGCAAGAGGCCCGTCAGGTCTTCTTGCCTTTACCTTATTTTGACCCTGATGTTTCGCATCTAAAGTCTGTTATGGAGCACAAAGAGCTTTTACCACATCTATTTCGTACGGAGTATCAGAAGCTTGTGTCCGTCCTTTGCAGTTTGTTTGGTATTCAGCATGTGGAAACTGCAGAGGATATTGTTAGCGACACTTTTCTCTCGGCCACCGAAAACTGGAGTCATCACGGGTTGCCAAACAATCCCACGGCCTGGCTTTATACAGTTGCAAAAAACAAGACTAAAAATCATCTCAAGCGACATACCCTTTTCCAACAAAAACTGTCACCCGAGCTGCAAAGAGAAGGCGCCACAGGTCATGAAATTGAGGTAGATCTTTCGGTTAAAAATATTTCAGACAGTCAGCTCGCAATGATCTTTGCTGTGTGTGATCCCGTAAATCCCAGCGAGGCGCAAATCGCTCTGGCACTCAACCTGCTCTGCGGTTTTGGTGCTCAGGAAATCGCCGATGCTTTTCTCACTAACAAAGAGGTGATTTATAAGCGGATTAACAGAGCCAAGGACAAACTGAGAGAGACCAACGTCAGGATAGCCCAACCATCAACCAAAGAAATTGGCAGCAGGCTTGATACTGTATTAACTACACTCTACCTGCTGTTTTCAGAGGGCTATTACTCTGTGTCTCAAAATACTACGCTTCGCAAAGAGTTTTGCATAGAAGCCATGCGGCTGACTTACCTGCTGATTCAAAATGCTACCACTAACAACCCTAAAGTAAATGCGCTTATGTCGCTGATGTGCTTTCATGCCTCACGCTTTGATGCAAGAATCAATGACAAGGGCGAGGCAATTCTGTACCATGAACAAAACGAATCGCTTTGGAACCAGGAACTTATTCAGCGGGGTAAATATTTTCTGAACAACTCAGCTGCCGGCACCAACCTATCGAAGTATCACCTTGAAGCAGGGATAGCTTATTGGCATACGCAAAAGGAGGACACGACGGAAAAATGGCAGAGTATTCTTGAGCTCTACGATAGCCTGCTTGCGCTTGAGCACTCACCAGTGGCGGCATTGAACAGGGCATACGTCGTATCAAAAACCAGTGGAAAAGAGGCAGCAATAACTGAGGCAGAAAAGTTGAAACTCGTCAATGATCATTTTTATTTCTCACTACTGGGCAACCTCTATACCGAGTTGGACAACGGAAGGGCAATACAGTATTACGAGAAGGCCATTTCACTTACGAACTCAGTGGCTGAGCAAACAATGATCAGGAAAAAAATAGAGGACATCGGCCTGCTTTAAAACGTTGACCATGGTTGAGGTGAAAGTTTCGTCAGCATATTGCAATTAACTCTCTGTAACTTTCTTTCTGTGGTTCACTCCCCATTTTATCATTTCGTCAACCAGCGGTTTCAAACTTTTGCAGTAAGGAGACACTGTGTATTCTACAACTACTGGAGAGGTATCATATACGGTTCTTCTCACTAGCTTGTTTTGCTCAAGGTCTTTCAGTTCTTTGGAAAGTACTCTTGTGGTAATAGGAGGGACACTTCGTTGTATATCTCTAAAACGTTCACTCCCCTGACTTATGGCGATTAATATAGGAAGCTTCCACTTGCCGCTAACGACGAATAGCGTATCCTGCACATATTTTATTTTCTCATCTGTTGCCAGGTCTTCAATATCCATAGTTGATATCCTTTAGGTTACTGGTATTAAAAGTATATCAAATAAGACATAGTTTTGCCTAAAAAGAAATGAAAGAACGAATTGCTCTAATTACAGGAGCCACCAGTGGCATTGGTAAGGCTGCGGCCATGTCTCTTGCAAAACAGGGATTTGTAGTCATAATACACGGACGGAGTGAAGAAAAGACTCAACGAGTCGGGGATGAGATACGAATGGCGACCGGAAATAACAAAATAGACACAGTTGTTGCAAACCTATTTCTTTTGGGAGAAGTGCGAAAAATGGCGGCAACCTTGAAGCAAAAGTACGACCGCCTTGACGTGTTGATCAATAACGCAGGAGGTGTCATGAATAAAAAAAGAGAGACTACCGTTGAGGGATTGGAAACCACGTTGGCTGTCAACCTACTTGCCCCCTTTCTGCTGACCGGCCTATTACTGGATTTATTAAAAAAGAGCCCTGACGGTCGTGTAATTAATGTGTCTTCTAACTCACATAAGCTCAATGCCAAACCAAATTTCGGTGATTTGCAATTAGAAAACGGATATGACCCACTCAGGGCCTATGGAAATGCAAAACTATTTCTTATTTGGGTAACTCAGCGTTTAGCAGGCATGCTGAAGAAGTACGGCATAAGTAATGTCACAGTCAACACATTGCACCCTGGAGCTGTAGCAACAAATTTCGGAGTAGATAGTAACTTAGGAGGCTTTCTAAATTTAGCCAGCAAACTGGCAAGGCCTTTTTTCAAAACAACTGAACAAGGTGCGGACACCCTGGTTTTTCTGGCCTCTTCTAATGAAGTGAAAGGTATTTCCGGCCGATACTTCGTCAACAGAAGGCAGGCAACAGTTGCTGACAAATACTTCACCACAGAAAATGAAAATTTGATTTGGGCCTATTGCGAGAAACAAACCGGAATATCTGTAAGTGATCTAATTGTCGGCAGTTAAACAGTGCCCTGAGATTTGGCAGTGGGACAGAGGCCGACACAATATCCCCGGGCCAGGCAATAAACCCGATCAAAAAGACCGGCGAAAACTGAACATCGGTGAATATCCCTCCCCCACCTTCTACACCTTCAACGACGAGGTGTATGAAAAGGCATTGGAGGAAGGGGTAGCGCTGGTGTAGGTAAGAAAAACTTTTATGCTCTGACGCTGAGCAGAGGCAACTGAGGGCAAGGGGTTGACCTTGGTGCGTTCAATTTCCGTTGACTAAGCAGCACATTTTTTGCTGGATCACAGATCCTGGGGTAGAGGTTCAGGGTTGCAAATCTGGAACGTCCAGGTAGCAGGTTAAATGTCTTTAAAGCTTTTAAATCACTTTATGGAAACTTTTTGTAGATATCCTTTCGATGAGCCAGTGTTGTTATCAGAGCTACTCCCTTGTCAATATAAAACCCTAGCCTATAATCACCTATTCTGATCCTATAAGCGCTTTTATGCCCCTTCATTTTTTTAGCGCTGGGTATCTGGCTGACAGTCTTTGCTTCAATTATTTCTTTGATGGCACCAGCAACTCCTTCTTTTGATATATTGTCAGGAATTCCTTTAAGCTGCTTTTCAAATGATTTGCTAAACTCCAGATTCACTCCAACCCAAGTTTATTAAGAACTTTGGTTTTGTCTGCAAGTCCACTTTGCTTGTCTTCTTCCATCATCGAAAGCAACACTCTGTCTTCCTGTTCTTCCAGGTCAATAAAGGAAATCCCCTCAATTTTGAGGGTCTTTATGAGTTCTAAAAGTTGCCTTGCACCGGGTAAAGAATCGTTTATTTCTATAAAGTGTCGCATAGTGTAAAAATAGCAAAAATTGATCAGATCGGTTCTTCTTGCTTCAATTATTGTGTCAGACTGAAGTATCACAGGATAAGTTTACTGACTAGTTGAAGTGTCACTTCCATAGAAGAATTATGAGCCTTATTCTTTTTCCATCACCTAAAATTCCTCCCCTCAGGAAATATCGTACCCTGCACCACTTCCGGCTTTAGTGCTTTTTTGATTTGGGAGCAAGGTCGTTCCATCAGGCTCTTTATGGGTTTATTGGCAAGCAGTTTCTTTTTTGTTCGCTAAGTTGCTACAGGATATTGGAAGCATTGCCATATTGAACAGAAAGAAGTATTTTTGACTATGCATTATCAAGATCGCATCATATCAGACTATAAGATACTTTTGGGAAAGCCAGTAATAAAGGGCACAAGAATATCAGTGGAATTAATCTTGAAGAAACTCTCAGAGGGAGCAACTGTGGACGAGCTTGTTAGTGATTACCAGGTACAAAAGGAGGACATTTCTGCAGCTCTGAATTACGTTGCATGATTATCTCATAGACTCCGAGAGAAGTCGTTTCTTAAGATCAATCATCTAAAATTCCTCCCCTCCGGAAAGATTTTCCCCTGCACTACTTCTGGTTTCGGTGATTTCTTGATTTGAGAATAAGGCACGGTCGTTTCATCAGAACGGGACATGGGTTTTAGCGATAGTTCTTGCTTTTGTCTGGCCGTTAGTTGCTGTAGCATTCCTGAAAGATTGAAAAGCCGTTTGGCAATCACATGAATTACTTCGCCTTCTTTTTGCAACTGGCCTTCCACCATCAGCAGCTTCGATTGGATGATCTCTTTTCTGTATTTGTCGAACAGCTTTTTGAAGACCACCAGGTTGGCAGTGCCTGTTTCATCTTCGATGGTAATAAAACAAATGCCGCTGGCAGTGCCGGGCCGCTGTCGTACCAGCACCAGTCCGGCTACTTTCACCAGGTCACGGTCTTTTGCTCCAGTCAGGTTTATGTGCGGAGTGATTCCCAGTCGTGTTAGCTGCTCTCTCAAAAAACTCACCGGGTGGGCTTTGATAGACAGAGAAGTGGAGGCGTAATCCTGGATCACATGTTCGGACAGTTGCATTTCAGGCAGGTCAACCTTTTGCTCGTGCTCATTTTGTTGTTGCGAACTGAACAAGGCTTTGTGCAGGTGGTCTTTGGTGGAAACTTCCCACAAAGCCTGACGCCGGTCAAGTCCTATCGATCGGAAGGCGTCGGCATCGGCCAGTCGTTCCAGGGCGCTTTCTGACAGGCCCAACTCCCGCAGTTCATGTACGCTGGTGTACGCTTGTTCCCGGCCAGCCACCAGGAGCTGGATGTCTTCCTCTTTCAGTCCTTTTACCTGTCGAAATCCAAGACGTAAAGCACAAAATTCACCCTCCTTTTCTTCCAGCGTATAATCCCATTCCGAATGATTAATATCGAGTTGCCGCACTTTAACACCATGGTTTCTGGCATCGGTGATAAGTTGCGCCGGCTGGTAGAAGCCCATCGGTAAACTATTGAGAATGGCACAGGCAAACACATCAGGGTAATAGCATTTGAGCCAGGAAGAAACGTAAACCAACAGGGCAAAGCTGACCGCATGACTTTCGGGAAATCCATAGCTACCAAAGCCTTCCAGTTGTTTGAACACCCTCTCGGCATATTCCCGGCTATATCCTTTTGCAGTCATGCCATTGACCAGTTTGTCATGGAAATAAGATACCTTGCCCTTGGCCTTGAAGGTAGCCATGCTTCGCCGCAACTCATCGGCCTCTGCCGGGGTAAAGTTGGCCGCCACTATGGCAATTTTCATGGCCTGCTCCTGGAAAAGGGGTACACCCAATGTTCGGCCAAGGATTTCTTTTAGCTCTTCGGATGGGTACTCCACTTTCTCTTCACCATTGCGCCTTCGCAGGTAAGGGTGCACCATGTCTCCCTGAATTGGCCCGGGGCGTACAATGGCTACTTCTATCACCAGATCGTAGAACTCTTTAGGCCTTAACCTTGGCAGCATCGACATCTGCGCCCGGCTTTCTATCTGAAACACGCCGATGGTATCGGCATGGCAGATCATTTCATAGACTTTAGGATCATCCTGAGGGATATTGGCCAGGGTGAAATCCTTTCCATAGTGTTGCTTAGCCAAATCAAATGCCTTGCGGATGCAGGTGAGCATGCCCAAAGCGAGTATATCAATTTTCAGAAAGCCTAAAGCTTCGATATCGTCTTTGTTCCACTCAATATTGGTGCGGTCTTCCATCCGGGCATTCAGCACCGGACACAAGTCGGACAGCTTGCCTTCAGTAATCACAAATCCACCTGTATGTTGCCCTAGCTGCCGTGGGAAGCCAATGTATTGCTGGGTAAGCTCGAGCACTTTTTTAATAGTCGGGTCATCGGGGTTGATGCCCTGGCTAATGATACGGTTTTTGTCGAAACCTTCGTCTTTGAAGTCCCAAATGAGGCTGGACAAACGGGTAATGGTATCGACCGATAGCCCCATTACTTTGCCAACATCCCGGATGGCACCTTTGTGATGCAACTGGGTGACCGTAGCCACCACAGCGGCTCTGTCCCTTCCGTATTTGTTGTAGATATACTGCATTACTTCCTCCCGTCGTTCGTGTTCAAAGTCCACATCGATATCCGGCGGCTCGTTGCGGGCAGCAGAAATGAAGCGTTCAAACAGCAGGTTGAATTTAGACGGATCTACTGAGGTAATGCCCAGACAGTAACAGACGGTAGAGTTGGCAGCAGAACCACGACCCTGACAAAGGATTTGCTGCTCTCTGGCATAGCGCACGATATCGTAAACGGTGAGGAAATACTCTGCATAATTCATCTGGTCAATGAATTTCAGTTCATAGTTGATATTGCCTTCGACCTTTGCGGGTATTCCCTCGGGAAACATTTGATGGGCTCCTTTCCAGGTAAGGTAGGTAAGCTCCTCCTGTGGTGTGCGGCCCTCGCTGGTGATCTCTTTCGGATATTTGTATTTAAGTTCATCAAGTGAAAAAGTGCATTTTTCTGCAATGACCTGGGTTTGTTTGATAGCCTCTGGATAGGCCCTGAATAATCTGAGCATTTCATCGGCTGGCTTGAGATAGCGCTCCGCATTAGGATAAAGCCGAAAGCCAGCTTCTTGTATTGTGCATTTTTCCCGTGCACAGGTCACCACGTCCTGAAGCTCCCTTCTTGCAGGGTGATGATAATGCACATCGTTAGTGGCAACCATTGGGATATTAAGCTTCTTTGAGAGTTGATTGAGTCGGTGAAGCAACTTGAGGTCGTTGCCATCGTAGGGCCTGCTGGCCGCAAGGTGAAGGCGGGCACCTAAAGCTTCCCTGTATTCCTCTAGTTGTGATTTGAAAACCGGGTCAAAATCAAATGCTTCATTCAATTGCAGAGGAGGGATGGCTACCAGCTCCAGGCCTGCTGCATGTTCATATAAGTCCTTTTTATAAAGCTCACATTGCCCTTTTTCGGTTCTCAGGTTGCCTTTGGTAAGTAAAGCGGATAAACCTGCATAGGCATGAATGTCTGTAGGGAAAGCCAGCAAGCTGGGGCCATCCTG contains:
- a CDS encoding RNA polymerase sigma factor, coding for MEHKELLPHLFRTEYQKLVSVLCSLFGIQHVETAEDIVSDTFLSATENWSHHGLPNNPTAWLYTVAKNKTKNHLKRHTLFQQKLSPELQREGATGHEIEVDLSVKNISDSQLAMIFAVCDPVNPSEAQIALALNLLCGFGAQEIADAFLTNKEVIYKRINRAKDKLRETNVRIAQPSTKEIGSRLDTVLTTLYLLFSEGYYSVSQNTTLRKEFCIEAMRLTYLLIQNATTNNPKVNALMSLMCFHASRFDARINDKGEAILYHEQNESLWNQELIQRGKYFLNNSAAGTNLSKYHLEAGIAYWHTQKEDTTEKWQSILELYDSLLALEHSPVAALNRAYVVSKTSGKEAAITEAEKLKLVNDHFYFSLLGNLYTELDNGRAIQYYEKAISLTNSVAEQTMIRKKIEDIGLL
- a CDS encoding error-prone DNA polymerase, yielding MPYTELQVTSNFSFLRGASHPEELVKQAVQYGYSAITITDRNTLAGIVRAHTATRGLAIRIIPACRLDLQDGPSLLAFPTDIHAYAGLSALLTKGNLRTEKGQCELYKKDLYEHAAGLELVAIPPLQLNEAFDFDPVFKSQLEEYREALGARLHLAASRPYDGNDLKLLHRLNQLSKKLNIPMVATNDVHYHHPARRELQDVVTCAREKCTIQEAGFRLYPNAERYLKPADEMLRLFRAYPEAIKQTQVIAEKCTFSLDELKYKYPKEITSEGRTPQEELTYLTWKGAHQMFPEGIPAKVEGNINYELKFIDQMNYAEYFLTVYDIVRYAREQQILCQGRGSAANSTVCYCLGITSVDPSKFNLLFERFISAARNEPPDIDVDFEHERREEVMQYIYNKYGRDRAAVVATVTQLHHKGAIRDVGKVMGLSVDTITRLSSLIWDFKDEGFDKNRIISQGINPDDPTIKKVLELTQQYIGFPRQLGQHTGGFVITEGKLSDLCPVLNARMEDRTNIEWNKDDIEALGFLKIDILALGMLTCIRKAFDLAKQHYGKDFTLANIPQDDPKVYEMICHADTIGVFQIESRAQMSMLPRLRPKEFYDLVIEVAIVRPGPIQGDMVHPYLRRRNGEEKVEYPSEELKEILGRTLGVPLFQEQAMKIAIVAANFTPAEADELRRSMATFKAKGKVSYFHDKLVNGMTAKGYSREYAERVFKQLEGFGSYGFPESHAVSFALLVYVSSWLKCYYPDVFACAILNSLPMGFYQPAQLITDARNHGVKVRQLDINHSEWDYTLEEKEGEFCALRLGFRQVKGLKEEDIQLLVAGREQAYTSVHELRELGLSESALERLADADAFRSIGLDRRQALWEVSTKDHLHKALFSSQQQNEHEQKVDLPEMQLSEHVIQDYASTSLSIKAHPVSFLREQLTRLGITPHINLTGAKDRDLVKVAGLVLVRQRPGTASGICFITIEDETGTANLVVFKKLFDKYRKEIIQSKLLMVEGQLQKEGEVIHVIAKRLFNLSGMLQQLTARQKQELSLKPMSRSDETTVPYSQIKKSPKPEVVQGKIFPEGRNFR
- a CDS encoding SDR family NAD(P)-dependent oxidoreductase, whose translation is MKERIALITGATSGIGKAAAMSLAKQGFVVIIHGRSEEKTQRVGDEIRMATGNNKIDTVVANLFLLGEVRKMAATLKQKYDRLDVLINNAGGVMNKKRETTVEGLETTLAVNLLAPFLLTGLLLDLLKKSPDGRVINVSSNSHKLNAKPNFGDLQLENGYDPLRAYGNAKLFLIWVTQRLAGMLKKYGISNVTVNTLHPGAVATNFGVDSNLGGFLNLASKLARPFFKTTEQGADTLVFLASSNEVKGISGRYFVNRRQATVADKYFTTENENLIWAYCEKQTGISVSDLIVGS
- a CDS encoding winged helix-turn-helix transcriptional regulator, which codes for MDIEDLATDEKIKYVQDTLFVVSGKWKLPILIAISQGSERFRDIQRSVPPITTRVLSKELKDLEQNKLVRRTVYDTSPVVVEYTVSPYCKSLKPLVDEMIKWGVNHRKKVTES
- a CDS encoding YciI family protein, whose product is MDEFVLIFRRDFTSKEAQPAPDEMQIHLSKWQSWFANLTAQNKLSRPLQRWDREGKIVKRNSQVISGPYAEIKELIGGMIFVNAANYDDAATIASECPILDLGGNVEIRKAASSGDQ
- a CDS encoding DUF433 domain-containing protein; amino-acid sequence: MHYQDRIISDYKILLGKPVIKGTRISVELILKKLSEGATVDELVSDYQVQKEDISAALNYVA
- a CDS encoding SDR family oxidoreductase, with protein sequence MKILVIGGTGLIGSKLVSKLRQLGHEVIVGSPDTGVNTITGEGLKEAVAGVEVVVDVANSPSFEDKAVLEFFETSGRNLLAAEKAAGVKHHVALSVVGTSRLSESGYFRGKIAQEKLIKESGMPYTIVHSTQFFEFLGGITNAGTQGNQVHLSPAYVQPIASDDVAAAMADATLGEPVNGITEIAGPDQIRLSELVDKYLSATNDSRTVVSDPKALYFGAKLTDMMLMPGKNARLGAINFEKWMATQQKPVVH
- a CDS encoding NAD(P)/FAD-dependent oxidoreductase, coding for MELKTNSKKQVVVIGGGFAGLNFITRLEKSPDFHITLVDKNNYNYFTPLLYQVATGFLEPASISYPFRKLFKGYEISFRLGEVETVDPALNKVYLTGGQELSYDVLVFAAGAQPNFFGNESVMKNAITLNGIGEALFMRNQLIKVLELAASEKDPIEKRKLLTLVIAGGGPTGVEVAGMLAEMKSSLLLQEYSEIKDESIEIYLVDGADSLLAPMSTKTHKEALRILEGIGVNVKLNTLVTQFENGRVQLSNGQTIAAGTLIWAAGVVANTFEGITKSSLGHGNRMVTDSFNRVKGYHNIYAIGDISIQHGDLNYPDGHPQLAQPAIQQGKRLASNLVLMAKGKPMAPFDYFDRGEMAIIGRKFALVDLFKHKVHIGGILGLLSWLFIHLLSLVNYNNIIKTMYGWGMAYLTRDQPLRMIIKPEKRGESINVTDNLLKSRQTYLVEN
- a CDS encoding YciI family protein, with product MNEFLLLFRRDYQTSDVQPTPEQLQEHIKHWQKWYGELASKEVLAKPVQRLDLKGQLLSATGKAAEGPYVKDAESIGGYLIIKADTYQDAVKIAQDCPIFELGGNVEVRQGN
- a CDS encoding carboxymuconolactone decarboxylase family protein, translating into MEQRVDLFKKGMNGMKPIFAMGAYLKSSTIEKGLLELIDYRISQINGCAYCLDMHAKDARAHGETEQRLYAVSAWRETPFYTDRERAALAWAEAVNSNQVPKEVFARVKEIFSDEELIDLTLAVSNISTWNRLNLAFHPMEPGSYTVGQFG
- a CDS encoding type II toxin-antitoxin system RelE family toxin, with the translated sequence MNLEFSKSFEKQLKGIPDNISKEGVAGAIKEIIEAKTVSQIPSAKKMKGHKSAYRIRIGDYRLGFYIDKGVALITTLAHRKDIYKKFP